Proteins encoded by one window of Catharus ustulatus isolate bCatUst1 chromosome Z, bCatUst1.pri.v2, whole genome shotgun sequence:
- the PIAS2 gene encoding E3 SUMO-protein ligase PIAS2 isoform X2, whose translation MADFEELRNMISSFRVSELQVLLGFAGRNKSGRKHDLLMRALHLLKSGCSPAVQIKIRELYRRRYPRTIEGLSDLSAIKPAAFNLDSSSSAVEPDLAVAGILPLPSTSVTPQSSSSPVSSVLLQDTKPHFEMQQPSPPIPPVHPDVQLKSLPFYDVLDVLVKPTSLVQSSIHRFQEKFFIFALTPQQVREIGISRDFLPGGRRDYTVQVQLRLCLAETSCPQEDNYPNSLCIKVNGKLFALPGYAPPPKNGIEQKRPGRPLNITSHVRLSSAVPNQISISWASEIGKNYSMSVYLVRQLTSAVLLQRLKMKGIRNPDHSRALIKEKLTADPDSEIATTSLRVSLMCPLGKMRLTIPCRAVTCTHLQCFDAALYIQMNEKKPTWICPVCDKKAAYESLILDGLFMEILNECSDVDEIKFQEDGSWCPMRPKKEAVKVSSPQCTKIESSSVVSKPCSVTVASEGNKKKVDVIDLTVESSSDEEDPPAKRKCIFMSEIHGSPTKGVLMYQPSTARVPSGTTVDAAAAIPPSLTDYPVPFHHPPISSISSDLPGLDFLSLIPVDSQYCPPMFLDSLTSTLTSSTPGSIIASTSHHESSTHVSSSGRAEAGVITSSSGSAPDIISLD comes from the exons ATGGCGGATTTCGAGGAGCTGCGG AATATGATATCAAGTTTTCGTGTTTCTGAACTGCAAGTGCTGCTGGGATTTGCTGGACGTAATAAAAGCGGGCGCAAACATGACCTCCTGATGAGGGCGCTGCACTTACTGAAGAGcggctgcagcccagcagttCAGATCAAAATCCGGGAACTCTATAGGCGTCGGTATCCAAGGACGATTGAGGGGCTGTCGGATCTATCGGCTATAAAACCTGCGGCGTTCAACCTGGACAGCAGTTCCTCTGCAGTCGAGCCCGACTTGGCTGTGGCAGGCATTCTCCCACTCCCTTCGACTTCAGTCACCCCTCAGTCTTCATCCTCGCCTGTCAGCTCCGTGCTCCTCCAAGACACTAAGCCTCACTTTGAGATGCAGCAGCCATCCCCCCCGATTCCTCCTGTTCATCCTGATGTGCAGCTGAAAAGCTTACCTTTTTACGATGTGCTCGACGTGCTCGTTAAACCCACGAGTCTGG tACAGAGCAGTATTCATAGGTTCCAGGAGAAgttttttatctttgctttaACACCTCAGCAAGTCAGAGAAATCGGTATTTCCAG GGACTTCTTGCCTGGAGGCAGGAGAGATTACACAGTCCAAGTTCAGCTAAG GCTATGCCTAGCAGAGACAAGCTGCCCTCAAGAGGATAATTATCCTAATAGTTTGTGCATTAAAGTAAATGGGAAGCTGTTCGCATTGCCG GGATATGCTCCACCACCAAAAAATGGAATTGAACAGAAGCGACCTGGGCGTCCCTTGAATATCACCTCTCATGTGAGGCTGTCATCAGCAGTGCCAAACCAGATTTCCATTTCTTGGGCGTCTGAAATTGGAAAG AATTACTCCATGTCTGTGTATCTGGTTCGCCAGCTCACCTCAGCTGTGCTTTTGCAGAGGTTGAAAATGAAAGGTATCAGAAACCCTGATCATTCCAGAGCACTAA ttaaaGAAAAACTAACTGCAGATCCTGATAGCGAGATTGCCACAACCAGTCTGCGGGTCTCTCTGATGTGTCCT ctgggaaaaatgAGACTGACAATCCCATGCCGTGCTGTGACTTGCACACACCTGCAATGTTTTGATGCTGCTCTGTACATTCAGATGAATGAAAAGAAGCCTACCTGGATCTGCCCTGTCTGTGACAAAAAGGCAGCTTACGAGAGCCTCATACTAGATGG cctCTTTATGGAAATCCTTAATGAATGTTCTGATGTGGATGAGATCAAATTCCAGGAAGATGGCTCCTGGTGCCCCATGAGGCCAAAGAAGGAAGCTGTGAAAGTGTCAAGTCCCCAGTGCACCAAAATAGAAA gttCCAGTGTTGTTAGCAAGCCATGTTCCGTGACAGTGGCCAGTGAGGGAAACAAGAAGAAGGTTGATGTTATCGACTTGACAGTGGAGAGCTCTTCTGATGAAGAAGATCCTCCAGCCAAAAGGAAGTGCATATTTATGTCTGAAATACACGGGAGCCCAACCAAAGG GGTTCTCATGTATCAGCCATCTACTGCCAGAGTGCCCAGCGGGACGACGgttgatgctgctgctgctattccTCCTTCATTAACAGACTACCCAGTACCATTCCATCACCCACCAATATCCAGTATTTCATCAGACTTGCCAG GTCTGGATTTTCTTTCGCTAATCCCAGTTGATTCACAG TACTGTCCTCCTATGTTTTTGGATAGTCTCACCTCAACCTTAACAAGCAGCACGCCTGGCAGCATCATCGCCTCCACCAGCCACCACGAGAGCAGCACGCATGTTAGCTCCTCGGGCCGGGCCGAGGCCGGCGTCATcaccagcagcagcggcagcgcgCCCGACATCATCTCCCTGGACTGA
- the PIAS2 gene encoding E3 SUMO-protein ligase PIAS2 isoform X3 — translation MISSFRVSELQVLLGFAGRNKSGRKHDLLMRALHLLKSGCSPAVQIKIRELYRRRYPRTIEGLSDLSAIKPAAFNLDSSSSAVEPDLAVAGILPLPSTSVTPQSSSSPVSSVLLQDTKPHFEMQQPSPPIPPVHPDVQLKSLPFYDVLDVLVKPTSLVQSSIHRFQEKFFIFALTPQQVREIGISRDFLPGGRRDYTVQVQLRLCLAETSCPQEDNYPNSLCIKVNGKLFALPGYAPPPKNGIEQKRPGRPLNITSHVRLSSAVPNQISISWASEIGKNYSMSVYLVRQLTSAVLLQRLKMKGIRNPDHSRALIKEKLTADPDSEIATTSLRVSLMCPLGKMRLTIPCRAVTCTHLQCFDAALYIQMNEKKPTWICPVCDKKAAYESLILDGLFMEILNECSDVDEIKFQEDGSWCPMRPKKEAVKVSSPQCTKIESSSVVSKPCSVTVASEGNKKKVDVIDLTVESSSDEEDPPAKRKCIFMSEIHGSPTKGVLMYQPSTARVPSGTTVDAAAAIPPSLTDYPVPFHHPPISSISSDLPGLDFLSLIPVDSQQYCPPMFLDSLTSTLTSSTPGSIIASTSHHESSTHVSSSGRAEAGVITSSSGSAPDIISLD, via the exons ATGATATCAAGTTTTCGTGTTTCTGAACTGCAAGTGCTGCTGGGATTTGCTGGACGTAATAAAAGCGGGCGCAAACATGACCTCCTGATGAGGGCGCTGCACTTACTGAAGAGcggctgcagcccagcagttCAGATCAAAATCCGGGAACTCTATAGGCGTCGGTATCCAAGGACGATTGAGGGGCTGTCGGATCTATCGGCTATAAAACCTGCGGCGTTCAACCTGGACAGCAGTTCCTCTGCAGTCGAGCCCGACTTGGCTGTGGCAGGCATTCTCCCACTCCCTTCGACTTCAGTCACCCCTCAGTCTTCATCCTCGCCTGTCAGCTCCGTGCTCCTCCAAGACACTAAGCCTCACTTTGAGATGCAGCAGCCATCCCCCCCGATTCCTCCTGTTCATCCTGATGTGCAGCTGAAAAGCTTACCTTTTTACGATGTGCTCGACGTGCTCGTTAAACCCACGAGTCTGG tACAGAGCAGTATTCATAGGTTCCAGGAGAAgttttttatctttgctttaACACCTCAGCAAGTCAGAGAAATCGGTATTTCCAG GGACTTCTTGCCTGGAGGCAGGAGAGATTACACAGTCCAAGTTCAGCTAAG GCTATGCCTAGCAGAGACAAGCTGCCCTCAAGAGGATAATTATCCTAATAGTTTGTGCATTAAAGTAAATGGGAAGCTGTTCGCATTGCCG GGATATGCTCCACCACCAAAAAATGGAATTGAACAGAAGCGACCTGGGCGTCCCTTGAATATCACCTCTCATGTGAGGCTGTCATCAGCAGTGCCAAACCAGATTTCCATTTCTTGGGCGTCTGAAATTGGAAAG AATTACTCCATGTCTGTGTATCTGGTTCGCCAGCTCACCTCAGCTGTGCTTTTGCAGAGGTTGAAAATGAAAGGTATCAGAAACCCTGATCATTCCAGAGCACTAA ttaaaGAAAAACTAACTGCAGATCCTGATAGCGAGATTGCCACAACCAGTCTGCGGGTCTCTCTGATGTGTCCT ctgggaaaaatgAGACTGACAATCCCATGCCGTGCTGTGACTTGCACACACCTGCAATGTTTTGATGCTGCTCTGTACATTCAGATGAATGAAAAGAAGCCTACCTGGATCTGCCCTGTCTGTGACAAAAAGGCAGCTTACGAGAGCCTCATACTAGATGG cctCTTTATGGAAATCCTTAATGAATGTTCTGATGTGGATGAGATCAAATTCCAGGAAGATGGCTCCTGGTGCCCCATGAGGCCAAAGAAGGAAGCTGTGAAAGTGTCAAGTCCCCAGTGCACCAAAATAGAAA gttCCAGTGTTGTTAGCAAGCCATGTTCCGTGACAGTGGCCAGTGAGGGAAACAAGAAGAAGGTTGATGTTATCGACTTGACAGTGGAGAGCTCTTCTGATGAAGAAGATCCTCCAGCCAAAAGGAAGTGCATATTTATGTCTGAAATACACGGGAGCCCAACCAAAGG GGTTCTCATGTATCAGCCATCTACTGCCAGAGTGCCCAGCGGGACGACGgttgatgctgctgctgctattccTCCTTCATTAACAGACTACCCAGTACCATTCCATCACCCACCAATATCCAGTATTTCATCAGACTTGCCAG GTCTGGATTTTCTTTCGCTAATCCCAGTTGATTCACAG CAGTACTGTCCTCCTATGTTTTTGGATAGTCTCACCTCAACCTTAACAAGCAGCACGCCTGGCAGCATCATCGCCTCCACCAGCCACCACGAGAGCAGCACGCATGTTAGCTCCTCGGGCCGGGCCGAGGCCGGCGTCATcaccagcagcagcggcagcgcgCCCGACATCATCTCCCTGGACTGA
- the PIAS2 gene encoding E3 SUMO-protein ligase PIAS2 isoform X5 produces MADFEELRNMISSFRVSELQVLLGFAGRNKSGRKHDLLMRALHLLKSGCSPAVQIKIRELYRRRYPRTIEGLSDLSAIKPAAFNLDSSSSAVEPDLAVAGILPLPSTSVTPQSSSSPVSSVLLQDTKPHFEMQQPSPPIPPVHPDVQLKSLPFYDVLDVLVKPTSLVQSSIHRFQEKFFIFALTPQQVREIGISRDFLPGGRRDYTVQVQLRLCLAETSCPQEDNYPNSLCIKVNGKLFALPGYAPPPKNGIEQKRPGRPLNITSHVRLSSAVPNQISISWASEIGKNYSMSVYLVRQLTSAVLLQRLKMKGIRNPDHSRALIKEKLTADPDSEIATTSLRVSLMCPLGKMRLTIPCRAVTCTHLQCFDAALYIQMNEKKPTWICPVCDKKAAYESLILDGLFMEILNECSDVDEIKFQEDGSWCPMRPKKEAVKVSSPQCTKIESSSVVSKPCSVTVASEGNKKKVDVIDLTVESSSDEEDPPAKRKCIFMSEIHGSPTKGVLMYQPSTARVPSGTTVDAAAAIPPSLTDYPVPFHHPPISSISSDLPDIP; encoded by the exons ATGGCGGATTTCGAGGAGCTGCGG AATATGATATCAAGTTTTCGTGTTTCTGAACTGCAAGTGCTGCTGGGATTTGCTGGACGTAATAAAAGCGGGCGCAAACATGACCTCCTGATGAGGGCGCTGCACTTACTGAAGAGcggctgcagcccagcagttCAGATCAAAATCCGGGAACTCTATAGGCGTCGGTATCCAAGGACGATTGAGGGGCTGTCGGATCTATCGGCTATAAAACCTGCGGCGTTCAACCTGGACAGCAGTTCCTCTGCAGTCGAGCCCGACTTGGCTGTGGCAGGCATTCTCCCACTCCCTTCGACTTCAGTCACCCCTCAGTCTTCATCCTCGCCTGTCAGCTCCGTGCTCCTCCAAGACACTAAGCCTCACTTTGAGATGCAGCAGCCATCCCCCCCGATTCCTCCTGTTCATCCTGATGTGCAGCTGAAAAGCTTACCTTTTTACGATGTGCTCGACGTGCTCGTTAAACCCACGAGTCTGG tACAGAGCAGTATTCATAGGTTCCAGGAGAAgttttttatctttgctttaACACCTCAGCAAGTCAGAGAAATCGGTATTTCCAG GGACTTCTTGCCTGGAGGCAGGAGAGATTACACAGTCCAAGTTCAGCTAAG GCTATGCCTAGCAGAGACAAGCTGCCCTCAAGAGGATAATTATCCTAATAGTTTGTGCATTAAAGTAAATGGGAAGCTGTTCGCATTGCCG GGATATGCTCCACCACCAAAAAATGGAATTGAACAGAAGCGACCTGGGCGTCCCTTGAATATCACCTCTCATGTGAGGCTGTCATCAGCAGTGCCAAACCAGATTTCCATTTCTTGGGCGTCTGAAATTGGAAAG AATTACTCCATGTCTGTGTATCTGGTTCGCCAGCTCACCTCAGCTGTGCTTTTGCAGAGGTTGAAAATGAAAGGTATCAGAAACCCTGATCATTCCAGAGCACTAA ttaaaGAAAAACTAACTGCAGATCCTGATAGCGAGATTGCCACAACCAGTCTGCGGGTCTCTCTGATGTGTCCT ctgggaaaaatgAGACTGACAATCCCATGCCGTGCTGTGACTTGCACACACCTGCAATGTTTTGATGCTGCTCTGTACATTCAGATGAATGAAAAGAAGCCTACCTGGATCTGCCCTGTCTGTGACAAAAAGGCAGCTTACGAGAGCCTCATACTAGATGG cctCTTTATGGAAATCCTTAATGAATGTTCTGATGTGGATGAGATCAAATTCCAGGAAGATGGCTCCTGGTGCCCCATGAGGCCAAAGAAGGAAGCTGTGAAAGTGTCAAGTCCCCAGTGCACCAAAATAGAAA gttCCAGTGTTGTTAGCAAGCCATGTTCCGTGACAGTGGCCAGTGAGGGAAACAAGAAGAAGGTTGATGTTATCGACTTGACAGTGGAGAGCTCTTCTGATGAAGAAGATCCTCCAGCCAAAAGGAAGTGCATATTTATGTCTGAAATACACGGGAGCCCAACCAAAGG GGTTCTCATGTATCAGCCATCTACTGCCAGAGTGCCCAGCGGGACGACGgttgatgctgctgctgctattccTCCTTCATTAACAGACTACCCAGTACCATTCCATCACCCACCAATATCCAGTATTTCATCAGACTTGCCAG ACATACCCTAA
- the PIAS2 gene encoding E3 SUMO-protein ligase PIAS2 isoform X1, which translates to MADFEELRNMISSFRVSELQVLLGFAGRNKSGRKHDLLMRALHLLKSGCSPAVQIKIRELYRRRYPRTIEGLSDLSAIKPAAFNLDSSSSAVEPDLAVAGILPLPSTSVTPQSSSSPVSSVLLQDTKPHFEMQQPSPPIPPVHPDVQLKSLPFYDVLDVLVKPTSLVQSSIHRFQEKFFIFALTPQQVREIGISRDFLPGGRRDYTVQVQLRLCLAETSCPQEDNYPNSLCIKVNGKLFALPGYAPPPKNGIEQKRPGRPLNITSHVRLSSAVPNQISISWASEIGKNYSMSVYLVRQLTSAVLLQRLKMKGIRNPDHSRALIKEKLTADPDSEIATTSLRVSLMCPLGKMRLTIPCRAVTCTHLQCFDAALYIQMNEKKPTWICPVCDKKAAYESLILDGLFMEILNECSDVDEIKFQEDGSWCPMRPKKEAVKVSSPQCTKIESSSVVSKPCSVTVASEGNKKKVDVIDLTVESSSDEEDPPAKRKCIFMSEIHGSPTKGVLMYQPSTARVPSGTTVDAAAAIPPSLTDYPVPFHHPPISSISSDLPGLDFLSLIPVDSQQYCPPMFLDSLTSTLTSSTPGSIIASTSHHESSTHVSSSGRAEAGVITSSSGSAPDIISLD; encoded by the exons ATGGCGGATTTCGAGGAGCTGCGG AATATGATATCAAGTTTTCGTGTTTCTGAACTGCAAGTGCTGCTGGGATTTGCTGGACGTAATAAAAGCGGGCGCAAACATGACCTCCTGATGAGGGCGCTGCACTTACTGAAGAGcggctgcagcccagcagttCAGATCAAAATCCGGGAACTCTATAGGCGTCGGTATCCAAGGACGATTGAGGGGCTGTCGGATCTATCGGCTATAAAACCTGCGGCGTTCAACCTGGACAGCAGTTCCTCTGCAGTCGAGCCCGACTTGGCTGTGGCAGGCATTCTCCCACTCCCTTCGACTTCAGTCACCCCTCAGTCTTCATCCTCGCCTGTCAGCTCCGTGCTCCTCCAAGACACTAAGCCTCACTTTGAGATGCAGCAGCCATCCCCCCCGATTCCTCCTGTTCATCCTGATGTGCAGCTGAAAAGCTTACCTTTTTACGATGTGCTCGACGTGCTCGTTAAACCCACGAGTCTGG tACAGAGCAGTATTCATAGGTTCCAGGAGAAgttttttatctttgctttaACACCTCAGCAAGTCAGAGAAATCGGTATTTCCAG GGACTTCTTGCCTGGAGGCAGGAGAGATTACACAGTCCAAGTTCAGCTAAG GCTATGCCTAGCAGAGACAAGCTGCCCTCAAGAGGATAATTATCCTAATAGTTTGTGCATTAAAGTAAATGGGAAGCTGTTCGCATTGCCG GGATATGCTCCACCACCAAAAAATGGAATTGAACAGAAGCGACCTGGGCGTCCCTTGAATATCACCTCTCATGTGAGGCTGTCATCAGCAGTGCCAAACCAGATTTCCATTTCTTGGGCGTCTGAAATTGGAAAG AATTACTCCATGTCTGTGTATCTGGTTCGCCAGCTCACCTCAGCTGTGCTTTTGCAGAGGTTGAAAATGAAAGGTATCAGAAACCCTGATCATTCCAGAGCACTAA ttaaaGAAAAACTAACTGCAGATCCTGATAGCGAGATTGCCACAACCAGTCTGCGGGTCTCTCTGATGTGTCCT ctgggaaaaatgAGACTGACAATCCCATGCCGTGCTGTGACTTGCACACACCTGCAATGTTTTGATGCTGCTCTGTACATTCAGATGAATGAAAAGAAGCCTACCTGGATCTGCCCTGTCTGTGACAAAAAGGCAGCTTACGAGAGCCTCATACTAGATGG cctCTTTATGGAAATCCTTAATGAATGTTCTGATGTGGATGAGATCAAATTCCAGGAAGATGGCTCCTGGTGCCCCATGAGGCCAAAGAAGGAAGCTGTGAAAGTGTCAAGTCCCCAGTGCACCAAAATAGAAA gttCCAGTGTTGTTAGCAAGCCATGTTCCGTGACAGTGGCCAGTGAGGGAAACAAGAAGAAGGTTGATGTTATCGACTTGACAGTGGAGAGCTCTTCTGATGAAGAAGATCCTCCAGCCAAAAGGAAGTGCATATTTATGTCTGAAATACACGGGAGCCCAACCAAAGG GGTTCTCATGTATCAGCCATCTACTGCCAGAGTGCCCAGCGGGACGACGgttgatgctgctgctgctattccTCCTTCATTAACAGACTACCCAGTACCATTCCATCACCCACCAATATCCAGTATTTCATCAGACTTGCCAG GTCTGGATTTTCTTTCGCTAATCCCAGTTGATTCACAG CAGTACTGTCCTCCTATGTTTTTGGATAGTCTCACCTCAACCTTAACAAGCAGCACGCCTGGCAGCATCATCGCCTCCACCAGCCACCACGAGAGCAGCACGCATGTTAGCTCCTCGGGCCGGGCCGAGGCCGGCGTCATcaccagcagcagcggcagcgcgCCCGACATCATCTCCCTGGACTGA
- the PIAS2 gene encoding E3 SUMO-protein ligase PIAS2 isoform X4, with amino-acid sequence MADFEELRNMISSFRVSELQVLLGFAGRNKSGRKHDLLMRALHLLKSGCSPAVQIKIRELYRRRYPRTIEGLSDLSAIKPAAFNLDSSSSAVEPDLAVAGILPLPSTSVTPQSSSSPVSSVLLQDTKPHFEMQQPSPPIPPVHPDVQLKSLPFYDVLDVLVKPTSLVQSSIHRFQEKFFIFALTPQQVREIGISRDFLPGGRRDYTVQVQLRLCLAETSCPQEDNYPNSLCIKVNGKLFALPGYAPPPKNGIEQKRPGRPLNITSHVRLSSAVPNQISISWASEIGKNYSMSVYLVRQLTSAVLLQRLKMKGIRNPDHSRALIKEKLTADPDSEIATTSLRVSLMCPLGKMRLTIPCRAVTCTHLQCFDAALYIQMNEKKPTWICPVCDKKAAYESLILDGLFMEILNECSDVDEIKFQEDGSWCPMRPKKEAVKVSSPQCTKIESSSVVSKPCSVTVASEGNKKKVDVIDLTVESSSDEEDPPAKRKCIFMSEIHGSPTKGVLMYQPSTARVPSGTTVDAAAAIPPSLTDYPVPFHHPPISSISSDLPGLDFLSLIPVDSQSHLNLNKQHAWQHHRLHQPPREQHAC; translated from the exons ATGGCGGATTTCGAGGAGCTGCGG AATATGATATCAAGTTTTCGTGTTTCTGAACTGCAAGTGCTGCTGGGATTTGCTGGACGTAATAAAAGCGGGCGCAAACATGACCTCCTGATGAGGGCGCTGCACTTACTGAAGAGcggctgcagcccagcagttCAGATCAAAATCCGGGAACTCTATAGGCGTCGGTATCCAAGGACGATTGAGGGGCTGTCGGATCTATCGGCTATAAAACCTGCGGCGTTCAACCTGGACAGCAGTTCCTCTGCAGTCGAGCCCGACTTGGCTGTGGCAGGCATTCTCCCACTCCCTTCGACTTCAGTCACCCCTCAGTCTTCATCCTCGCCTGTCAGCTCCGTGCTCCTCCAAGACACTAAGCCTCACTTTGAGATGCAGCAGCCATCCCCCCCGATTCCTCCTGTTCATCCTGATGTGCAGCTGAAAAGCTTACCTTTTTACGATGTGCTCGACGTGCTCGTTAAACCCACGAGTCTGG tACAGAGCAGTATTCATAGGTTCCAGGAGAAgttttttatctttgctttaACACCTCAGCAAGTCAGAGAAATCGGTATTTCCAG GGACTTCTTGCCTGGAGGCAGGAGAGATTACACAGTCCAAGTTCAGCTAAG GCTATGCCTAGCAGAGACAAGCTGCCCTCAAGAGGATAATTATCCTAATAGTTTGTGCATTAAAGTAAATGGGAAGCTGTTCGCATTGCCG GGATATGCTCCACCACCAAAAAATGGAATTGAACAGAAGCGACCTGGGCGTCCCTTGAATATCACCTCTCATGTGAGGCTGTCATCAGCAGTGCCAAACCAGATTTCCATTTCTTGGGCGTCTGAAATTGGAAAG AATTACTCCATGTCTGTGTATCTGGTTCGCCAGCTCACCTCAGCTGTGCTTTTGCAGAGGTTGAAAATGAAAGGTATCAGAAACCCTGATCATTCCAGAGCACTAA ttaaaGAAAAACTAACTGCAGATCCTGATAGCGAGATTGCCACAACCAGTCTGCGGGTCTCTCTGATGTGTCCT ctgggaaaaatgAGACTGACAATCCCATGCCGTGCTGTGACTTGCACACACCTGCAATGTTTTGATGCTGCTCTGTACATTCAGATGAATGAAAAGAAGCCTACCTGGATCTGCCCTGTCTGTGACAAAAAGGCAGCTTACGAGAGCCTCATACTAGATGG cctCTTTATGGAAATCCTTAATGAATGTTCTGATGTGGATGAGATCAAATTCCAGGAAGATGGCTCCTGGTGCCCCATGAGGCCAAAGAAGGAAGCTGTGAAAGTGTCAAGTCCCCAGTGCACCAAAATAGAAA gttCCAGTGTTGTTAGCAAGCCATGTTCCGTGACAGTGGCCAGTGAGGGAAACAAGAAGAAGGTTGATGTTATCGACTTGACAGTGGAGAGCTCTTCTGATGAAGAAGATCCTCCAGCCAAAAGGAAGTGCATATTTATGTCTGAAATACACGGGAGCCCAACCAAAGG GGTTCTCATGTATCAGCCATCTACTGCCAGAGTGCCCAGCGGGACGACGgttgatgctgctgctgctattccTCCTTCATTAACAGACTACCCAGTACCATTCCATCACCCACCAATATCCAGTATTTCATCAGACTTGCCAG GTCTGGATTTTCTTTCGCTAATCCCAGTTGATTCACAG TCTCACCTCAACCTTAACAAGCAGCACGCCTGGCAGCATCATCGCCTCCACCAGCCACCACGAGAGCAGCACGCATGTTAG